From a region of the Desmodus rotundus isolate HL8 chromosome 7, HLdesRot8A.1, whole genome shotgun sequence genome:
- the MYL2 gene encoding myosin regulatory light chain 2, ventricular/cardiac muscle isoform — protein sequence MAPKKAKKRIEGANSNVFSMFEQTQIQEFKEAFTIMDQNRDGFIDKNDLRDTFAALGRMNVQNDEIDAMIKEAPGPINFTVFLTMFGEKLKGADPEETILNAFKVFDPEGKGVLKADYVKEMLTTQAERFSKEEIDQMFAAFPPDVTGNLDYKNLVHIITHGEEKD from the exons ATG GCACCCAAGAAAGCCAAGAAGAGAATAGAGGGCGCCAACTCCAACGTGTTCTCCATGTTTGAGCAGACCCAGATCCAAGAATTTAAGGAG GCCTTCACCATCATGGACCAGAACAGGGACGGCTTCATCGACAAGAACGATCTGAGGGACACCTTTGCTGCTCTCG GGCGTATGAACGTGCAAAATGATGAAATTGATGCCATGATAAAGGAAGCGCCAGGTCCCATTAACTTTACGGTGTTCCTAACAATGTTTGGGGAGAAACTTAAGG GGGCAGACCCTGAGGAGACCATTCTCAATGCGTTCAAAGTGTTTGACCCTGAAGGCAAAGGGGTGCTCAAGGCCGATTA cGTTAAGGAGATGCTGACCACGCAGGCGGAGAGATTTTCCAAGGAGGAG ATCGACCAGATGTTTGCCGCCTTCCCGCCTGATGTGACTGGCAACTTGGACTATAAGAACCTGGTGCACATCATCACCCATGGAGAAGAAAAGGATTAA